The sequence below is a genomic window from Amycolatopsis sulphurea.
GTCGACCAGGTCGAGCTGGTGATCACCGACCACGGCTGCTGGCGCCCCGCCGGTGAGGACCGCACCCCGGTCCCGGTCCGCGGCCGCGGGCTCCTGCTGCTGCACGCGAGCGCCGACCGGGCGGACGTCCGGACCGGCGCGGGCGGCACCGTCGTGACACTCGGCTGGAACCTCGGCGACGCCCGCACCGCAGAAATGCCGTGAAGGGGCCCTTCACGGACTGGACTCTGGGGCACGTGACTCGGCGGCGCGGCGGCGGAGCAGGTACCGCTGCACCTTGCCGCTGGGATTGCGCGGCAGCTCGGGGACGAACTCCACCCGGCGCGGGTATTTGTACGGTGCGGCAAGGGATTTCGCGAAGTCCTGCAGTTCGGCGACCTTGGCCGGACCGGCCTCGGCGCCTTCGGCCAGCACCACGTACGCGGCCACCACCGAGCCACGTGCTTCGTCCGGTGCCGCGACCACGGCGCATTCCAGCACGTCGGGATGATGCAGGAGCACTTCTTCTACTTCCGGTCCGGCGATGTTGTAACCAGATGAGACGATCATGTCGTCACTGCGCGCGCGGTAGTGGAAATAGCCGTCGGAGTCGCGTACGAAGGTGTCGCCGGTGAGGTTCCAGCCATCCTCGACGAACACCGTCTGCCGGTCGTCGGCCAGGTAACGGCAGCCGGTCGGACCTTGCACGGCGAGCCGCCCCGGCGTGCCGTCGGGTACCGGGTGGCCCTCGTCGTCGACGATCCGTGCGTGGTAGCCGGGGACGGCGCGGCCGGTGGCGCCGGGGCGCGCGTCCTCGTCGGCGGCGGAGATGAACACGTGCAGCATCTCGGTGCTGCCGATCCCGTCGATCAGCCGGCGTCCGGTGGCCTCGTGGAAATCGGTGGCCACCGATGCGGGCAGCGCTTCGCCCGCGGACACCGCGCGGCGCAGGCCCCGGAGCAACGGCCTGCGGTCCGACGCCAGGATCGCGCGATACGCGGTGGGTGCGGTGAACAGCACCGTCACGCCGTGGCCGGCGACCAGATCGGCCAGCTCCAGCGGCGCGGCGCGTTCGATGAGCAGCGTCGCCGCACCGGCGTGCAGGGGAAACACCAGCAACCCGCCGAGCCCGAAGGTGAACCCCAGCGGGGGAGTGCCGCAGAACAGGTCACCGGGTTCGGGGCGCACCATATGCCGGGAGAATGTGTCGGCGATGGCGAGCAGATCGCGGTGGAAGTGCATGGTCGCCTTGGGCCGTCCGGTGGTGCCCGAGGTGAACGCGAGGATCGCGACGTCGTCGGCCGACGTTTCCACGTCCGCGAA
It includes:
- a CDS encoding AMP-binding protein, which codes for MPLLPSAHVDTFCRDHLPPRAQWPRLRFELPELQYPDRLNAATRLVDGAVRRWGADRRAVLSPTDSWTYGELLARANQVAGELKALGVVPGNRVLLRGPNTPWLAACWLGVLKAGAVAVTTMPMLRAHELTKIVETCAPVLALCDHRYPDELASFGFPVVAYGSVAADDLAARCRARPDIFADVETSADDVAILAFTSGTTGRPKATMHFHRDLLAIADTFSRHMVRPEPGDLFCGTPPLGFTFGLGGLLVFPLHAGAATLLIERAAPLELADLVAGHGVTVLFTAPTAYRAILASDRRPLLRGLRRAVSAGEALPASVATDFHEATGRRLIDGIGSTEMLHVFISAADEDARPGATGRAVPGYHARIVDDEGHPVPDGTPGRLAVQGPTGCRYLADDRQTVFVEDGWNLTGDTFVRDSDGYFHYRARSDDMIVSSGYNIAGPEVEEVLLHHPDVLECAVVAAPDEARGSVVAAYVVLAEGAEAGPAKVAELQDFAKSLAAPYKYPRRVEFVPELPRNPSGKVQRYLLRRRAAESRAPESSP